A single genomic interval of Spinacia oleracea cultivar Varoflay chromosome 6, BTI_SOV_V1, whole genome shotgun sequence harbors:
- the LOC130463640 gene encoding uncharacterized protein, which produces MLSIFTILDAFLIKSSYIISVKLLWRGEECWTEFLNLLNVAEAAATAASSPHFPLNTTDFIVRRTGILRPAVSEKILDVMHQNAQNCLASCPIQAVDEVAARELIPNLSTPLNRAFFMPKAVNVNPHHYLKALFLASEHLAKRLSSTGFPGKEIALHKKVVTSLSEVGDEYDVVIVCLGARVDMLADLSRMLPLRTCRGIVAHLQLNDPFEGNNALAVSSYSKSRDTVIKISKHSYLDINQADTVNIY; this is translated from the exons ATGTTGTCcatatttactattttggatgCTTTTCTCATTAAGTCATCATATATTATATCAGTGAAGCTTCTATGGAGGGGTGAAGAATGCTGGACTGAGTTTTTGAATCTTCTAAATGTTGCAGAAGCTGCTGCCACGGCAGCTTCTAGTCCTCACTTTCCACTCAACACTACTGATTTCATTGTTCGAAGAAC GGGCATATTGAGACCAGCTGTTAGTGAAAAGATTTTGGATGTCATGCATCAA AATGCTCAAAATTGTCTAGCAAGTTGTCCAATACAGGCCGTTGATGAAGTTGCTGCAAGAGAGCTTATACCAAATTTATCTACGCCTTTGAACAGAGCCTTCTTTATGCCTAAAGCTGTGAATGTTAATCCCCACCACTATCTTAAG GCACTTTTTCTTGCAAGTGAACATTTGGCCAAGAGGTTGTCATCAACAGGTTTCCCTGGCAAGGAAATAGCTTTGCACAAGAAAGTTGTCACTTCACTAAGTGAAGTGGGAG ATGAATATGATGTTGTGATAGTTTGTCTTGGGGCTAGAGTTGACATGCTAGCTGACCTGTCTAGAATGCTTCCTTTAAGGACATGCAGAGGCATTGTTGCACACCTGCAGTTGAATGATccctttgaaggaaataatgcccttg CAGTTAGTAGCTATAGTAAAAGTAGAGATACTGTCATTAAAATCTCTAAACACTCTTACCTTGATATTAACCAGGCTGATACTGTTAACATCTATTGA